DNA sequence from the Candidatus Limnocylindrales bacterium genome:
ATCGGGACGGGTAGTCCTTGCCCCACTTGTTCTTGTGCTCGATGGTCAGGCTTTCCTCGCGCACTTCCAGCCGCAGGTCTTCGACGAGCCGCAGGTCGAGGTCATAGATTCCCTTCTCGGTCACCTGCACGCGCCGCTCGCTGTTCTGCGGCGTGCGCGGATACCATGTGCGTACGGTGGCATTGCCGATCGGGACGCCCTCGAGGCTGAAGCTGCCGTCGTCGCCGGTGACGGTGAACCAAGGATTGGCCAGCACCACGATGCTGGCGACCATGCGCGAATGAATGTTGCAGTAGATCTTGATCAGCCCGGTCTCCTCGAATCGGACCGAGCGCGACTGCCCTCGCGGATACAGTCCCAGATCGAACGGACGTGCGCGCGACAGCGAAAACACGTTGTGCGCGACGATGTCCTCGTTCGGAAAGTGCACGGTCGTGCCGGCCAGGACCGGCAGCACCTCGGGCACGAAGCGTTTGTCGATCTGTCGGATGGACCGATCGGGCGGCGGAGCGACGGGTGCGGCCGGCGTGTCCATCTCGTCCAGGAACACGACGACGCCGGCGTGGCTGGCCTTGCGTCTGCCCTCGCTGTCGAGGACCGTCACCGATCCTCGCACGGTCGCGGTGGCCGGCGCCGGCTCGGCTCGAGCAGGCGCCGCAGTCGCGAGCGCAATGGCGGCCAGCAATGCGGTGCTGCGATGGCGGCGGCGCACGTCAGAACCCCACCGCGAGCAGGGCACCGACCAGATTGCGGGCCTGGTTGCGGCCGCGTAGCGGGGAGCCGTCGATCAGCGCGAAGCGGTCGCGCGACCACTCGAGCTTCAGCAGCATCCGGTCGTTGGGCCTGTAGCCGGCGCCGAGGGCGATGCGCCAGAGGCTTTCGGTGTCGTACCCGAAGCCGTCGGAGCCGTCGGCGAAGGGACGGCCTTCGAAAACGTAGCCTTCCTCGTCATCGAAGGTGCCCACGAAGCTCGCGCGCGCCGCCACATAGAAGCGTCCGTCGAACATCGTCCACAGCGGCTCGAGCTGTCCGTAGTAGATGGTGCGCGAGAACGCGTCGTTGGCATCGTCGACGAACACCTGTCCGAACTGCGCCTTGACGTGGCTGGCGCGAGGCAGATCGTAGCGAAGGTCGAGCTCGTAGGAGTAGGCGTCGACCTTGTCGGAGGCGCTGACGCCGGCGCTGGAGAAATAGTCCCATCCCCCCACCGGCATCCAGTAGTTGCCGCCAAGGCCCATGGCGGCAACGGATGCATCCCCATT
Encoded proteins:
- a CDS encoding carboxypeptidase regulatory-like domain-containing protein encodes the protein MTVLDSEGRRKASHAGVVVFLDEMDTPAAPVAPPPDRSIRQIDKRFVPEVLPVLAGTTVHFPNEDIVAHNVFSLSRARPFDLGLYPRGQSRSVRFEETGLIKIYCNIHSRMVASIVVLANPWFTVTGDDGSFSLEGVPIGNATVRTWYPRTPQNSERRVQVTEKGIYDLDLRLVEDLRLEVREESLTIEHKNKWGKDYPSRY